One genomic window of Micromonospora sp. WMMD1128 includes the following:
- a CDS encoding site-specific integrase produces the protein MQRAARGGVDPDAASMRLAQYGESVMRLALRGLEGKTLDPYLAGWRRRVVPTLGHLPVRLITNGAVDRAAHGWIAEGCGRSTVKNSLAVLVRILEQAVRDGLIDRNPARLTGWQREYQRAEDELDNPRSLALPDWTALATLAAALVERSHGRYPGWGEVVMFAAGTAARIGEVSGVRKGDIDRDTWLWTVRRQTTTGPGGLVDKGTKGKRARQVPIIGELRPMVAAKLDRITEDDGRLFVGPRGGRISTAVLRDATHWDEVVSSLGFEYLRRHDLRHTGLTWMADAGVPVHVLRKIAGHGSLMTTQRYLHPDRQSIRAAGEALSSHLTGLRSPNGPQRGIA, from the coding sequence ATGCAGCGCGCGGCGAGGGGCGGCGTCGACCCCGACGCGGCATCGATGCGGCTGGCGCAGTACGGCGAGAGCGTGATGCGCCTGGCGCTGCGCGGCCTGGAGGGCAAGACGCTCGACCCGTACCTGGCGGGCTGGCGTCGCCGGGTCGTGCCGACGCTCGGTCACCTGCCGGTGCGGCTGATCACCAATGGTGCGGTGGACCGGGCCGCGCACGGCTGGATCGCTGAGGGCTGCGGCCGGTCGACGGTGAAGAACAGCCTCGCCGTCCTGGTGCGGATCCTGGAGCAGGCGGTGCGGGACGGCCTGATCGACCGCAATCCGGCGCGGCTGACCGGGTGGCAGCGGGAGTACCAGCGGGCCGAGGACGAGTTGGACAACCCGCGTTCGCTGGCGCTGCCGGACTGGACGGCGCTGGCCACTCTGGCGGCGGCGCTGGTCGAGCGCTCGCACGGCCGGTACCCGGGCTGGGGTGAGGTGGTGATGTTCGCGGCCGGCACGGCGGCCCGCATCGGCGAGGTGTCCGGCGTGCGCAAAGGCGACATCGACCGGGACACGTGGCTGTGGACGGTGCGCCGGCAGACCACCACCGGACCCGGCGGCCTGGTCGACAAGGGCACCAAGGGCAAGCGGGCACGGCAGGTGCCCATCATCGGCGAACTGCGGCCGATGGTGGCCGCAAAGCTCGACCGGATCACCGAGGATGACGGCCGGCTCTTCGTCGGCCCTCGCGGCGGCCGGATCAGCACGGCGGTGCTGCGCGACGCGACGCACTGGGACGAGGTGGTCAGCTCGCTGGGCTTCGAGTACCTGCGGCGGCACGACCTGCGGCACACCGGGCTGACCTGGATGGCGGATGCCGGCGTGCCGGTGCACGTCCTACGGAAGATCGCCGGTCACGGCTCGCTGATGACGACTCAGCGGTATCTGCATCCGGATCGTCAGTCGATCCGGGCCGCCGGTGAGGCGCTGTCTTCGCATCTCACCGGCCTGAGGTCCCCAAATGGTCCCCAGCGGGGCATCGCATGA
- the der gene encoding ribosome biogenesis GTPase Der, producing the protein MELREPEADAEEPTGPQPVVAVVGRPNVGKSTLVNRLIGRRQAVVEDVPGVTRDRVPYDAQWNGRAFTVVDTGGWEPDARDRAAAIAAQAETAVVTADVVLFVVDAMVGSTDVDEAAVKMLRRSAKPVILVANKADNTTIEMEATSLWSLGLGEPFPVSALHGRGSGDLLDAIMAALPEAPKIVENRPRGPRRVALVGRPNVGKSSLLNRFSGEDRAVVDSVAGTTVDPVDSLVEIGGETWQLVDTAGLRKRVGRASGTEYYASLRTASAIEAAEVAVVLLDSSEVISEQDQRILTMVVEAGRALVIAFNKWDLVDADRRYYLDKEIDRELRRIPWAIRLNLSAQTGRAVDKLAPALRKALASWETRIPTAQLNQWLTALVQATPHPVRGGRAPRILFATQAGVAPPRFVLFTTGPLDAGYQRFVERKLREEFGFEGSPIDISVRPRKKLGPGGRGKAHG; encoded by the coding sequence GTGGAGCTGCGCGAGCCGGAGGCCGACGCCGAGGAGCCGACCGGTCCGCAGCCCGTGGTGGCCGTGGTCGGCCGCCCCAACGTGGGCAAGTCCACACTCGTCAACCGCCTCATCGGTCGTCGCCAGGCGGTCGTCGAGGACGTTCCCGGCGTCACCCGGGACCGGGTGCCCTACGACGCGCAGTGGAACGGCCGGGCGTTCACCGTGGTGGACACCGGCGGTTGGGAGCCCGACGCCCGGGACCGGGCCGCGGCCATCGCCGCCCAGGCCGAGACGGCCGTGGTCACCGCCGACGTGGTGCTGTTCGTGGTGGACGCCATGGTCGGTTCGACCGACGTGGACGAGGCCGCGGTGAAGATGCTGCGTCGCAGCGCCAAACCGGTGATCCTGGTGGCCAACAAGGCCGACAACACCACCATCGAGATGGAGGCGACGTCACTGTGGTCGCTCGGTCTCGGTGAGCCGTTCCCGGTGTCGGCGCTGCACGGCCGCGGCTCCGGCGACCTGCTCGACGCCATCATGGCCGCGCTTCCCGAGGCGCCGAAGATCGTGGAGAACCGCCCGCGCGGCCCGCGCCGGGTGGCCCTGGTCGGCCGCCCCAACGTCGGCAAGTCCAGCCTGCTCAACCGCTTCTCCGGCGAGGACCGGGCGGTGGTCGACTCGGTCGCCGGCACCACTGTCGACCCGGTGGACAGCCTGGTCGAGATCGGCGGCGAGACCTGGCAGCTGGTGGACACCGCCGGCCTGCGCAAGCGGGTCGGACGGGCCAGCGGCACCGAATACTACGCCAGCCTGCGTACCGCCTCGGCGATCGAGGCGGCCGAGGTGGCGGTGGTGCTGCTGGACTCCAGCGAGGTGATCAGCGAGCAGGACCAGCGGATCCTCACCATGGTGGTGGAGGCCGGCCGGGCCCTGGTCATCGCGTTCAACAAGTGGGACCTGGTGGACGCCGACCGCCGCTACTACCTGGACAAGGAGATCGACCGGGAGCTGCGGCGCATCCCCTGGGCGATCCGGCTGAACCTGTCCGCGCAGACCGGCCGGGCCGTCGACAAGCTGGCTCCGGCGTTGCGCAAGGCGCTCGCGAGCTGGGAGACCCGAATCCCCACCGCGCAGCTCAACCAGTGGCTCACCGCGCTGGTCCAGGCCACCCCGCACCCGGTACGCGGCGGACGCGCCCCGCGGATCCTGTTCGCCACCCAGGCCGGGGTGGCGCCGCCGCGGTTCGTGCTGTTCACCACCGGTCCGCTGGACGCCGGCTACCAGCGGTTCGTGGAGCGCAAGCTGCGCGAGGAGTTCGGCTTCGAGGGCAGCCCGATCGACATCTCGGTCCGGCCGCGGAAGAAGCTCGGCCCCGGCGGTCGTGGCAAGGCCCACGGCTGA
- the cmk gene encoding (d)CMP kinase — translation MEENVPAGRCVVAVDGPSGSGKSTVSRRLAVSLDARYLDTGAMYRALTWAVLRSGVELTDTESVAKVAGEADLRIGTDPRGYAVTVDGTDVSTDIRGAEVTGAVSAVAAVGAIRELLVDRQRRLIAEAGRIVVEGRDIGAVVAPDADLKVYLTASEAARARRRSAEDAADVTATAADLARRDRLDSTRKVNPLQQTPDAVVLDTTELGIDEVVARLRDLLTERGVA, via the coding sequence GTGGAGGAAAACGTACCGGCCGGGCGCTGCGTGGTCGCGGTGGACGGGCCGTCCGGTTCGGGGAAGTCCACCGTGTCGCGGCGGCTGGCGGTGAGCCTCGACGCCCGCTACCTCGACACCGGTGCCATGTACCGGGCGCTGACCTGGGCGGTCCTGCGCTCCGGGGTGGAGCTGACCGACACCGAGTCGGTGGCCAAGGTCGCCGGCGAGGCCGACCTGCGCATCGGCACCGACCCCCGGGGGTACGCGGTGACCGTCGACGGCACCGACGTGTCCACCGACATCCGTGGCGCCGAGGTGACCGGCGCGGTCTCCGCGGTCGCCGCCGTCGGCGCGATCCGTGAGCTGCTCGTCGACCGGCAGCGGCGGCTGATCGCCGAGGCGGGCCGGATCGTGGTGGAAGGCCGCGACATCGGCGCCGTGGTGGCCCCCGACGCCGACCTGAAGGTCTACCTGACCGCCTCCGAGGCGGCCCGCGCCCGGCGGCGCAGCGCCGAGGACGCGGCCGACGTCACGGCGACCGCCGCCGACCTGGCGCGGCGAGACCGGCTCGACTCGACCCGCAAGGTCAACCCGTTGCAGCAGACCCCGGACGCCGTGGTGCTGGACACCACCGAGTTGGGCATCGACGAGGTCGTCGCCCGCCTGCGTGACCTTCTCACCGAGCGGGGTGTCGCGTGA
- a CDS encoding pseudouridine synthase, translated as MPRDDRAPKTDAPVYEGAERLQKVLAAAGVGSRRACEDLIFRRRVTVNGRVAQLGDRADPAQDVIHVDGERLQVDTRLVYLAMNKPRGVVSTMADEKGRAALSDFLGNRVEQRVYHVGRLDADSEGLLLLTNDGTLAHRLMHPSFGVPKTYLCEVSGPIPRNLGKRLAAGVELEDGPVRAEAFKVVDTLGKTAQVEVTLHEGRKHIVRRMFDEVGHPVSRLVRTSIGPIRLGDLRAGRTRRLTNAEVAALFKAVGD; from the coding sequence ATGCCACGCGATGACCGTGCCCCGAAGACCGACGCCCCCGTGTACGAGGGCGCCGAGCGCCTCCAGAAGGTCCTCGCCGCCGCGGGAGTGGGCTCGCGGCGCGCCTGTGAGGACCTGATCTTCCGGCGGCGGGTCACGGTCAACGGCCGGGTCGCGCAGCTCGGCGACCGGGCCGACCCCGCCCAGGACGTCATCCACGTCGACGGGGAGCGGCTCCAGGTCGACACCCGGCTGGTCTACCTGGCCATGAACAAGCCACGCGGGGTGGTCTCCACCATGGCGGACGAAAAGGGACGCGCCGCGCTGTCCGACTTCCTCGGCAACCGGGTCGAGCAGCGCGTCTACCACGTCGGGCGGCTCGACGCGGACAGCGAGGGCCTGCTGCTGCTCACCAACGACGGGACGCTCGCGCACCGGCTCATGCACCCCTCCTTCGGGGTGCCGAAGACCTACCTGTGCGAGGTCTCCGGGCCGATCCCGCGCAACCTCGGCAAGCGCCTGGCCGCCGGCGTCGAGCTGGAGGACGGGCCGGTCCGGGCCGAGGCGTTCAAGGTGGTGGACACACTCGGTAAGACCGCCCAGGTGGAGGTCACCCTGCACGAAGGGCGCAAGCACATCGTCCGGCGGATGTTCGACGAGGTGGGGCACCCGGTGAGCCGTCTGGTGCGTACCTCGATCGGTCCGATCCGGCTGGGCGACCTGCGCGCCGGGCGCACCCGGCGGCTGACCAACGCGGAGGTCGCCGCCCTGTTCAAGGCCGTGGGTGACTGA
- the scpB gene encoding SMC-Scp complex subunit ScpB: MSDEERRDSLADQAAAWIPPWERPTPATPAPADEDPPQSDRPEPQDLHPAADLGSHGPPAGPFPSKIASVDEASGDPGTVPPLQGTDRTKISGETSVGDDEGGGAPSGGGAGVDGAGGEAGGAPGVPPKRGRRRAAPEPAPAPVLDDAELRGALEAILLVVDQPVSELVLAEVLEQAPERVGAMLDDIAAGYTAAGHGFELRRAAGGWRLYTRPEYATYVERFVLDGQSVRLTQAALETLAVVAYRQPVTRSRISAIRGVNCDGVLRTLVGRGLVEECGTEADSGAFLYRTTIMFLEKLGLNSVDDLPPLAPFLPDDVEELADATR; the protein is encoded by the coding sequence ATGAGCGACGAGGAACGCCGCGACTCGCTGGCGGACCAGGCCGCCGCCTGGATCCCCCCGTGGGAACGCCCCACCCCGGCAACCCCCGCCCCCGCCGACGAGGACCCGCCACAATCCGACCGTCCCGAGCCCCAGGATCTCCACCCCGCGGCAGATCTTGGAAGCCATGGGCCCCCAGCGGGGCCGTTTCCTTCCAAGATCGCGTCTGTGGACGAGGCGAGTGGAGATCCTGGTACGGTTCCGCCCCTCCAGGGGACGGACCGTACCAAGATCTCGGGGGAGACGTCGGTCGGCGACGACGAGGGCGGCGGTGCGCCGAGCGGCGGTGGGGCGGGCGTTGACGGGGCGGGCGGTGAGGCGGGGGGCGCTCCCGGCGTACCTCCGAAGCGGGGTCGGCGGCGGGCGGCGCCGGAACCCGCGCCCGCGCCGGTGTTGGACGACGCGGAGCTGCGCGGAGCCCTGGAAGCGATCCTGCTGGTGGTGGACCAGCCGGTCAGCGAACTGGTCCTGGCGGAGGTGCTGGAGCAGGCCCCGGAACGGGTGGGCGCGATGCTCGACGACATCGCCGCCGGCTACACCGCCGCCGGGCACGGCTTCGAGCTGCGCCGGGCCGCGGGTGGCTGGCGTCTCTACACCCGGCCGGAATACGCCACCTACGTCGAGCGGTTCGTGCTCGACGGGCAGTCGGTCCGGCTGACCCAGGCCGCGCTGGAGACCCTCGCCGTGGTCGCCTACCGGCAGCCGGTGACCCGTTCGCGCATCTCGGCCATCCGGGGTGTCAACTGCGACGGGGTGCTCCGTACCCTGGTGGGTCGCGGCCTGGTCGAGGAGTGCGGCACCGAGGCGGACAGCGGCGCCTTCCTCTACCGGACCACCATCATGTTCCTGGAGAAGCTGGGGCTCAACTCGGTGGACGACCTGCCGCCCCTGGCCCCGTTCCTTCCCGACGACGTAGAAGAGCTTGCCGATGCCACGCGATGA
- a CDS encoding ScpA family protein → MTAPPLDPPHGDPVAVGPAAAEPAAAEVLTVDPAPVEETSGFTVRLDNFTGPFDLLLQLISKHKLDVTEVALHRVTDEFIAYLRAMGDQWDLDETSEFLLVAATLLDLKAARLLPSADVEDEADLALLEARDLLFARLLQYKAYKEAAAHIAELEAVGGRRYPRAVTLEPRYAEALPDLVLGIGPQRLLKLALKAMSPKPVPEVSIAHVHMVRVSVREHAGVIADRLRRAGVATFSQLCVDCEMTLEVVARFLALLELYRQGLVAFVQEQALEELTVRWTGPADGDAELTVDEYAGTPDPTTTPAGAVDADADSRREAADTTAPTQE, encoded by the coding sequence GTGACCGCACCGCCCCTCGACCCGCCGCACGGCGACCCCGTCGCCGTTGGGCCGGCCGCTGCCGAGCCGGCCGCTGCCGAGGTGCTCACGGTCGACCCGGCTCCGGTGGAGGAGACAAGCGGTTTCACCGTCCGGCTGGACAACTTCACCGGCCCCTTCGACCTGCTGCTCCAGCTGATCAGCAAGCACAAGCTGGACGTCACCGAGGTCGCCCTGCACCGGGTCACCGACGAGTTCATCGCCTACCTGCGGGCCATGGGCGACCAGTGGGACCTGGACGAGACAAGCGAGTTCCTGCTGGTCGCCGCCACCCTGCTCGACCTCAAGGCGGCCCGGCTGCTGCCCTCGGCCGACGTCGAGGACGAGGCGGACCTGGCGCTGCTGGAGGCGCGGGACCTGCTCTTCGCCCGGCTGCTGCAGTACAAGGCGTACAAGGAGGCGGCGGCGCACATCGCCGAACTCGAGGCGGTCGGCGGCCGGCGTTACCCGCGCGCGGTCACCCTCGAACCCCGGTACGCCGAGGCGCTGCCCGACCTGGTGCTCGGCATCGGCCCGCAGCGGCTGCTCAAGCTCGCGTTGAAGGCGATGAGTCCGAAACCGGTGCCCGAGGTGTCCATCGCGCACGTGCACATGGTCCGGGTCAGCGTCCGGGAGCACGCCGGCGTCATCGCCGACCGGCTGCGTCGCGCCGGGGTCGCCACCTTCTCGCAGCTCTGCGTCGACTGCGAGATGACGCTCGAGGTGGTGGCCCGGTTCCTGGCGCTGCTGGAGCTGTACCGGCAGGGGCTCGTCGCGTTCGTGCAGGAACAAGCGTTGGAGGAGCTGACGGTCCGCTGGACCGGCCCGGCCGACGGCGACGCCGAGCTGACCGTCGACGAGTACGCCGGCACCCCGGACCCGACCACCACGCCCGCAGGCGCCGTTGACGCGGACGCTGACTCACGCCGCGAAGCGGCGGACACGACCGCACCGACGCAGGAGTGA
- a CDS encoding AAA family ATPase has product MAGNGDRAETWTSELREQQATLGADLGPADPAAYTMRKPIPEPMPTDRHGPARIIAMANQKGGVGKTTTTINLGAALAEYGRKVLLVDFDPQGALSVGLGVNPHNLDLSVYNLLMQDDVTAEDVLIKTDVAGLHLLPANIDLSAAEIQLVNEVAREMALARVLRTIRKEYDFILIDCQPSLGLLAINALTVAHGVLIPLECEFFSLRGVALLLDTIDKVRERLNFDLELEGILATMYDSRTTHCRQVLQRVVEAFGDKVYQTVITKTVKFPESTVAGAPITTLDPASSGARNYRQLAREVIAAQSDR; this is encoded by the coding sequence ATGGCAGGAAACGGTGACCGTGCCGAGACCTGGACGTCGGAGCTCCGTGAACAGCAGGCGACGCTCGGCGCCGACCTCGGCCCCGCCGACCCGGCCGCGTACACGATGCGCAAGCCGATCCCCGAGCCGATGCCGACCGACCGGCACGGCCCGGCGCGGATCATCGCGATGGCCAACCAGAAGGGTGGCGTCGGCAAGACCACGACCACCATCAACCTGGGCGCCGCGCTCGCCGAATACGGCCGCAAGGTGCTCCTCGTCGACTTCGACCCGCAGGGCGCCCTCTCCGTCGGCCTGGGCGTCAACCCGCACAACCTCGACCTGTCGGTCTACAACCTGCTCATGCAGGACGACGTCACCGCCGAGGACGTCCTGATCAAGACCGACGTGGCCGGGCTGCACCTGCTGCCGGCCAACATCGACCTCTCCGCCGCCGAGATCCAGCTCGTCAACGAGGTCGCCCGGGAGATGGCCCTGGCCCGGGTGTTGCGCACCATCCGCAAGGAATACGACTTCATCCTGATCGACTGCCAGCCCTCGCTCGGCCTGCTGGCGATCAACGCGCTGACCGTCGCCCACGGCGTGCTCATCCCGCTGGAGTGCGAGTTCTTCAGCCTGCGCGGCGTGGCGCTGCTGCTGGACACCATCGACAAGGTGCGCGAGCGGCTCAACTTCGACCTGGAGCTCGAAGGCATCCTCGCCACCATGTACGACAGCCGCACCACCCACTGCCGTCAGGTGCTCCAGCGCGTGGTCGAGGCGTTCGGCGACAAGGTCTACCAGACCGTCATCACCAAGACCGTGAAGTTCCCCGAGTCGACCGTCGCCGGCGCGCCCATCACCACGCTCGACCCGGCGTCCTCCGGCGCGCGCAACTACCGGCAGCTCGCCCGAGAGGTGATCGCCGCCCAGTCGGACCGGTAG
- a CDS encoding site-specific tyrosine recombinase XerD, producing the protein MTGPATDRAGAQAAPALRRAVRGYLDHLTVERGLSGNTLASYRRDLDRYLTTLAAAGVTDLAAAGTREVEAHLARLRAGDDDHPPLAVSSTARAASAVRGLHRFALREGLTGADPGRDVRPPTPPRRLPRALPVDDVRRLLETAGPAGATGDAAPRALRDRALLEFLYGTGARISEAVGAAVDDVDLDAGVVLLRGKGGKARLVPVGGYAADATRAWLVRGRPALVAAGRGTPALFVNARGGPLTRQGAWGVLRAAAARAGLPVDGPDAVSPHTLRHSYATHLLDGGADVRVVQELLGHASVTTTQVYTLVTVERLREVYATAHPRALG; encoded by the coding sequence CTGACCGGACCCGCGACGGACCGGGCCGGCGCGCAAGCCGCGCCGGCCCTGCGTCGCGCGGTCCGCGGCTACCTGGACCACCTCACCGTCGAGCGTGGACTGTCCGGGAACACGCTCGCGTCGTACCGCCGGGACCTGGACCGCTACCTGACCACCCTGGCCGCCGCCGGGGTGACCGACCTGGCCGCCGCCGGCACCCGCGAGGTCGAGGCCCACCTGGCCCGGCTGCGCGCCGGCGACGACGACCACCCGCCACTCGCCGTCTCCTCCACCGCGAGGGCCGCCAGCGCGGTACGCGGCCTGCACCGCTTCGCGCTGCGCGAGGGACTGACCGGCGCCGACCCCGGCCGCGACGTGCGCCCGCCCACGCCACCGCGGCGGCTGCCCCGGGCGCTGCCCGTCGACGACGTCCGGCGGCTGCTGGAAACCGCCGGACCGGCCGGGGCCACCGGCGACGCGGCGCCCCGCGCGCTGCGCGACCGGGCGCTGCTGGAGTTCCTGTACGGCACCGGCGCGCGCATCTCCGAGGCGGTCGGCGCGGCCGTCGACGACGTCGACCTGGACGCCGGCGTCGTGCTGCTGCGCGGCAAGGGCGGCAAGGCCCGCCTCGTCCCGGTCGGCGGGTACGCCGCCGACGCGACGCGCGCCTGGCTGGTCCGGGGCCGCCCGGCGCTCGTCGCCGCCGGCCGGGGCACCCCGGCGCTGTTCGTCAACGCCCGCGGCGGGCCGCTCACCCGGCAGGGCGCCTGGGGCGTGCTGCGCGCCGCCGCCGCCCGCGCCGGCCTGCCGGTCGACGGGCCCGACGCGGTCTCTCCGCACACCCTGCGCCACTCCTACGCCACCCACCTGCTCGACGGTGGCGCGGACGTGCGCGTCGTGCAGGAACTGCTCGGCCACGCGTCGGTGACCACCACCCAGGTCTACACGTTGGTCACGGTGGAACGGCTGCGCGAGGTGTACGCCACCGCCCACCCGCGCGCTCTGGGGTGA
- the ald gene encoding alanine dehydrogenase: MKVGIPREVKNHEYRVAITPAGVHEFTRHGHEVCVEAGAGVGSSITDDEFAAAGAKILATADEVWDTAELVLKVKEPIAEEHHRMRAGQVLFTYLHLAASRECTDALVDRKVTGIAYETVELPDRSLPLLAPMSEVAGRLAPQVGAFHMMRTGGGRGVLPGGVSGVYAAKTVVIGAGVSGLNAAAIALGLQSEVLLLDKNVARLRSADAIYRGHLQTVASNAYEIERAVLDADLVIGAVLVPGAKAPKLISNELVSRMKPGSVLVDIAIDQGGCFEDSRPTTHDEPVYKVHDSIFYCVANMPGAVPNTSTYALTNVTLPYALELANQGWRAALRADPALALGLNTHDGRVVYGPVAEAHGMDVLPLAEVLS; the protein is encoded by the coding sequence GTGAAGGTCGGAATCCCCCGCGAGGTCAAGAACCACGAGTACCGGGTGGCGATCACACCGGCGGGCGTCCACGAGTTCACCCGCCACGGCCACGAGGTCTGTGTCGAGGCGGGCGCCGGGGTCGGCTCCAGCATCACCGACGACGAGTTCGCCGCCGCCGGCGCGAAGATCCTGGCCACCGCCGACGAGGTCTGGGACACCGCCGAGCTGGTCCTCAAGGTCAAGGAGCCGATCGCCGAGGAGCACCACCGGATGCGCGCGGGGCAGGTGCTCTTCACCTACCTGCACCTCGCCGCCTCCCGCGAGTGCACCGACGCGCTCGTCGACAGGAAGGTCACCGGCATCGCGTACGAGACGGTCGAGCTGCCCGACCGGTCGCTGCCGCTGCTCGCCCCGATGTCCGAGGTGGCCGGCCGGCTCGCCCCGCAGGTCGGCGCGTTCCACATGATGCGCACCGGCGGCGGCCGGGGTGTGCTGCCCGGCGGCGTCTCCGGCGTGTACGCGGCCAAGACCGTGGTGATCGGCGCCGGCGTGTCCGGCCTGAACGCCGCCGCCATCGCCCTGGGCCTGCAGTCCGAGGTGCTGCTGCTGGACAAGAACGTGGCCCGGCTGCGCTCCGCCGACGCGATCTACCGCGGCCACCTCCAGACCGTCGCCTCCAACGCGTACGAGATCGAACGGGCCGTGCTCGACGCGGACCTGGTCATCGGCGCGGTGCTGGTGCCCGGCGCGAAGGCCCCGAAGCTGATCTCCAACGAGCTGGTGTCCCGGATGAAGCCGGGCAGCGTGCTCGTCGACATCGCCATCGACCAGGGCGGCTGCTTCGAGGACTCGCGCCCCACCACGCACGACGAACCGGTCTACAAGGTGCACGACTCGATCTTCTACTGCGTGGCGAACATGCCCGGCGCGGTGCCGAACACCAGCACCTACGCGCTCACGAACGTCACCCTGCCGTACGCCCTCGAACTGGCCAACCAGGGCTGGCGGGCCGCGCTGCGCGCCGACCCGGCGCTCGCGCTGGGCTTGAACACCCACGACGGCCGGGTGGTCTACGGCCCGGTCGCCGAGGCGCACGGCATGGACGTGCTGCCGCTGGCCGAGGTGCTGAGCTGA
- a CDS encoding TM2 domain-containing protein, with product MDRAGRWSGPQPTGQTSVDIFPPGGRRGGQDDSGSLWCPLMTTPYQQYPQYPQGVSDKSKVVAGILQILLGGFGIGRFYMGDTKTGVIQLVVTLVTCGFGAIWGLVDGILILVNGGVDGQGRPLRD from the coding sequence ATGGACCGGGCTGGGCGGTGGAGCGGCCCTCAGCCGACAGGACAGACTTCGGTGGACATCTTCCCACCGGGTGGGCGGCGAGGCGGACAGGACGACAGTGGATCACTATGGTGTCCGCTCATGACCACTCCTTACCAGCAGTACCCGCAGTACCCGCAGGGCGTCTCGGACAAGAGCAAGGTTGTCGCGGGCATCCTCCAGATCCTGCTCGGCGGCTTCGGTATCGGCCGGTTCTACATGGGCGACACCAAGACCGGCGTGATCCAGCTCGTCGTCACGCTCGTGACCTGTGGCTTCGGCGCGATCTGGGGCCTCGTCGACGGCATCCTGATCCTGGTCAACGGCGGCGTCGACGGACAGGGCCGCCCGCTGCGCGACTGA
- a CDS encoding NUDIX hydrolase, translating into MSGVAHRYEVTARRDVWSGRIFSVVSDDVTMPGGGTAARDYVRHVGAVAVVALDDAGQVVLIRQYRHPVGRHLWELPAGLMDVRGEDLAAAAARELAEEADLTAGRVDVLVDLHSSPGFTDEVVRVFLARDLADVPAGQRHDRHEEEADLQVVRVDLDEAVRMVLAGEITNASCVAGLLAAARARETGFAELRRPEAPLPR; encoded by the coding sequence GTGAGCGGCGTGGCGCACCGGTACGAGGTGACCGCGCGCCGCGACGTCTGGTCCGGCCGGATCTTCTCCGTGGTCAGCGACGACGTGACCATGCCCGGCGGCGGCACCGCGGCCCGCGACTACGTGCGGCACGTCGGCGCGGTGGCCGTGGTGGCGCTCGACGACGCCGGTCAGGTGGTGCTGATCCGGCAGTACCGGCACCCGGTCGGCCGGCACCTGTGGGAGTTGCCGGCCGGGCTGATGGACGTGCGCGGGGAGGACCTGGCCGCCGCGGCGGCGCGGGAGTTGGCCGAGGAGGCCGATCTGACCGCGGGCCGCGTCGACGTGCTCGTCGACCTGCACAGCTCGCCCGGCTTCACCGACGAGGTGGTCCGGGTCTTCCTGGCCCGCGACCTCGCCGACGTGCCGGCCGGGCAGCGGCACGACCGGCACGAGGAGGAAGCCGACCTCCAGGTCGTCCGGGTCGACCTGGACGAGGCGGTCCGGATGGTCCTGGCCGGTGAGATCACCAACGCCTCCTGCGTGGCCGGGCTGCTCGCCGCCGCCCGGGCCCGGGAAACCGGCTTCGCCGAGCTGCGCCGGCCCGAGGCGCCGCTGCCCCGCTGA